A genomic region of Microlunatus sagamiharensis contains the following coding sequences:
- a CDS encoding helix-turn-helix transcriptional regulator — protein sequence MDRDGLGDFLRSRRERLRPEDVGLVPGPRRRTPGLRRDEVALLATMSTDYYERIEQGRGPQPSPSMLGAIARALRLTRDERDHVYLLAGHQPPPAHVALGYADPGLMTILDALAPSVPAMVTDDLEGVLAQNALGVALLGPLTGSGVRGEGEGGASFLWHWFTDERYRRLYAENDREVLSRGYVADLRAAVARRGSDAESTALVARLSAASAEFREIWALQEVRTKRVTRKVLDHERVGRLDLECDVVVSPPSGQHLVLFRPVPGTGTAERLALLAVVGTQELAPAE from the coding sequence GTGGACCGTGACGGGCTGGGCGACTTCCTACGGTCGCGGCGCGAGCGGCTGCGGCCCGAGGACGTCGGCCTCGTGCCCGGCCCGCGCCGGCGTACGCCCGGCCTGCGCCGTGACGAGGTGGCGCTGCTGGCGACGATGTCGACCGACTACTACGAGCGCATCGAGCAGGGCCGCGGCCCGCAGCCGTCGCCCTCGATGCTCGGCGCGATCGCCCGCGCGCTGCGGCTGACCCGCGACGAGCGCGACCACGTCTACCTCCTCGCGGGGCACCAGCCGCCGCCGGCGCACGTCGCCCTCGGCTACGCCGACCCGGGCCTGATGACCATCCTCGACGCGCTCGCCCCGAGCGTCCCGGCGATGGTGACCGACGACCTGGAGGGGGTCCTCGCGCAGAACGCGCTCGGTGTCGCGCTGCTCGGTCCCCTCACCGGTTCGGGGGTGCGCGGCGAGGGGGAGGGCGGCGCGAGCTTCCTGTGGCACTGGTTCACCGACGAGCGCTACCGCCGCCTGTACGCCGAGAACGACCGCGAGGTCCTCAGCCGCGGCTACGTCGCCGACCTGCGCGCCGCCGTGGCCCGTCGCGGCTCCGACGCCGAGTCCACCGCGCTCGTGGCCCGGCTGAGCGCGGCGAGCGCTGAGTTCCGGGAGATCTGGGCGCTGCAGGAGGTGCGCACCAAGCGGGTCACGCGCAAGGTGCTGGACCACGAGCGCGTCGGGCGCCTCGACCTGGAGTGCGACGTCGTCGTCAGCCCGCCCTCGGGGCAGCACCTCGTGCTGTTCCGTCCCGTGCCCGGCACCGGCACGGCCGAACGGCTCGCCCTCCTCGCCGTCGTCGGGACGCAGGAGCTCGCTCCGGCGGAGTGA
- a CDS encoding SDR family NAD(P)-dependent oxidoreductase, whose amino-acid sequence MTTAPTTKIAVITGASRGLGRSMAEHLAARGWDVVGTYQSRPDAADEVVEAVRAAGRTATFLPFDASDPSSVPAFAGALRARLQETFGREGFDALVNNAGVGLSKPYVDTTGADLDSILDIHVKTPFLLTQALLPLLVDGGQVLNVSSGLATFVGPGMSAYASAKGAIEVLTRYQAQELGSRRIRVNVLRPGAIATDFGGGAVRDNAQYNAAVSAMIALGRPGEADDIGAGVAAILSDDLRWANGTAIELSGGQRL is encoded by the coding sequence ATGACCACCGCACCCACCACCAAGATCGCTGTCATCACCGGAGCCAGCCGCGGCCTGGGCCGCAGCATGGCCGAGCACCTCGCCGCGCGCGGCTGGGACGTCGTCGGCACCTACCAGAGCCGCCCCGACGCGGCCGACGAGGTCGTCGAGGCGGTCCGCGCGGCCGGCCGCACCGCCACCTTCCTGCCCTTCGACGCCTCCGACCCCTCCTCGGTCCCCGCCTTCGCCGGCGCGCTGAGGGCGCGGCTGCAGGAGACCTTCGGGCGGGAGGGCTTCGACGCGCTCGTCAACAACGCCGGCGTCGGGCTGAGCAAGCCGTACGTCGACACGACCGGGGCCGACCTCGACTCGATCCTCGACATCCACGTCAAGACGCCGTTCCTGCTCACCCAGGCCCTGCTGCCGCTGCTCGTCGACGGCGGCCAGGTCCTCAACGTCTCCTCGGGCCTCGCGACCTTCGTCGGCCCCGGGATGTCGGCGTACGCGTCCGCCAAGGGCGCGATCGAGGTCTTGACGCGCTACCAGGCGCAGGAGCTCGGGTCCCGGCGGATCCGCGTCAACGTGCTGCGGCCGGGCGCGATCGCCACCGACTTCGGCGGCGGGGCCGTCCGCGACAACGCGCAGTACAACGCGGCGGTGTCGGCGATGATCGCGCTCGGCCGCCCCGGCGAGGCCGACGACATCGGCGCCGGTGTCGCCGCGATCCTGTCCGACGACCTCCGCTGGGCCAACGGGACCGCGATCGAGCTGTCGGGGGGCCAGCGGCTCTAG
- a CDS encoding nucleoside deaminase, translating to MTRPDDRQLLAVAIEEARAGLAEGGIPIGAALFDADGQLLGRGHNRRVQDDDPSVHGETDAFRRAGRQRSYRGTTMVTTLSPCWFCSGLVRQFGITRLVVGEAQTFHGGHDWLAENGVEVVVLDDESCVAMMTDFIAAHPALWNEDIGEE from the coding sequence ATGACCCGCCCGGACGACCGCCAGCTGCTCGCCGTCGCGATCGAGGAGGCCCGGGCCGGGCTGGCCGAGGGCGGGATCCCCATCGGCGCGGCGCTGTTCGACGCCGACGGACAGCTGCTCGGGCGCGGCCACAACCGGCGGGTCCAGGACGACGACCCGTCGGTGCACGGGGAGACGGACGCGTTCCGTCGCGCCGGGCGCCAGCGCAGCTATCGCGGCACGACGATGGTGACGACGCTGTCGCCGTGCTGGTTCTGCAGCGGTCTTGTGCGGCAGTTCGGCATCACCCGGCTCGTCGTCGGCGAGGCCCAGACCTTCCACGGCGGCCACGACTGGCTCGCCGAGAACGGCGTCGAGGTCGTCGTCCTCGACGACGAGTCCTGCGTGGCGATGATGACCGACTTCATCGCCGCCCACCCCGCGCTGTGGAACGAGGACATCGGCGAGGAGTGA
- a CDS encoding SDR family NAD(P)-dependent oxidoreductase produces MISALRYPYDGLVVLVTGAGDGIGRAIAQAFAEQGASVVGLGRHPETVAEALAGVPDERKLVVKADVSARADVEAAVAQTVERFGHLDVVVPNAAVYENGGLLDLTEEQWRQLQSVNVDGLFHVLQVTVPHLKSSGGNVVAVSSVSALRGDWGQFAYNATKGAGKTMLQSLALDLGPDGVRVNMVAPAFTVTRITEGALQQPGFEEGLANRVTLGRPGQPEDVARAVLFLASPDAAYITGAVLPVDGGTTAATGQFH; encoded by the coding sequence GTGATCAGCGCACTCAGGTACCCCTACGACGGCCTCGTCGTGCTCGTGACCGGCGCCGGCGACGGGATCGGCCGGGCCATCGCCCAGGCCTTCGCCGAGCAGGGGGCGAGCGTCGTCGGGCTCGGACGGCACCCCGAGACGGTGGCGGAGGCGCTCGCCGGCGTGCCGGACGAGCGCAAGCTGGTGGTCAAGGCCGACGTGTCCGCGCGCGCGGATGTCGAGGCCGCCGTGGCGCAGACGGTGGAGCGCTTCGGCCACCTCGACGTCGTCGTGCCGAACGCCGCCGTCTACGAGAACGGCGGACTGCTCGACCTGACCGAGGAGCAGTGGCGCCAGCTGCAGTCGGTGAACGTCGACGGGCTGTTCCACGTGCTGCAGGTGACGGTCCCGCACCTCAAGAGCTCCGGCGGGAACGTCGTCGCGGTCTCATCGGTCTCGGCCCTGCGCGGCGACTGGGGCCAGTTCGCGTACAACGCGACCAAGGGTGCCGGCAAGACGATGCTGCAGTCCCTGGCCCTCGACCTCGGGCCGGACGGCGTCCGGGTCAACATGGTCGCGCCCGCCTTCACCGTCACCCGGATCACCGAGGGCGCGCTGCAGCAGCCAGGCTTCGAGGAGGGCCTGGCGAACCGCGTCACCCTCGGCCGCCCCGGCCAGCCCGAGGACGTGGCGCGGGCCGTGCTGTTCCTGGCCAGCCCGGACGCCGCGTACATCACCGGCGCCGTCCTCCCCGTCGACGGCGGCACGACGGCGGCGACCGGTCAGTTCCACTGA
- a CDS encoding NAD(P)/FAD-dependent oxidoreductase — translation MDPVVVVGAGISGIAAARALTAAGLEVVVLDRGRRIGGRMASRRTDGRMVDTGASYFTVSDDRFQTVVEAWRDAGLARGWTDTFSVSQGGDLTSKSGPVRWSAAGGLRSLVEDLATGLDVRETTVGHVGPGPVVDGLPTAAVVLAMPDPQALRLLDPAYAGLRSALDDPFEPVLALTATWDQRVWDDVQGAFVAGDDVISWIADDGRRRGDGAPVLVAHSTPDFAAEHLDAPDEAAGPMAVAVRDALKIETEPVSTHVHRWTFGKPSGSREEPYALDDSLDGALVGVCGDAFSDRPRVEAAYLSGTALGEALAERLTA, via the coding sequence GTGGATCCAGTCGTCGTCGTCGGTGCCGGCATCTCCGGCATCGCTGCAGCTCGCGCCTTGACCGCCGCCGGCCTCGAGGTCGTCGTCCTCGACCGGGGCCGGCGGATCGGCGGGCGGATGGCCAGCCGGCGCACCGACGGCCGCATGGTCGACACGGGGGCGTCGTACTTCACGGTGTCGGACGACCGCTTCCAGACCGTCGTCGAGGCCTGGCGCGACGCCGGCCTGGCCCGCGGGTGGACGGACACCTTCTCCGTGTCGCAGGGCGGTGACCTGACCTCCAAGAGCGGCCCGGTGCGCTGGTCCGCGGCCGGCGGGCTGCGCAGCCTGGTCGAGGACCTGGCCACCGGCCTCGACGTGCGGGAGACGACCGTCGGGCACGTCGGACCGGGGCCGGTCGTCGACGGCCTGCCCACGGCCGCGGTCGTCCTGGCGATGCCCGACCCGCAGGCCCTGAGGCTGCTCGACCCCGCGTACGCCGGGCTGCGGTCGGCCCTGGACGACCCCTTCGAGCCGGTGCTGGCGCTCACCGCCACGTGGGACCAGCGGGTGTGGGACGACGTGCAGGGCGCCTTCGTGGCGGGCGACGACGTGATCAGCTGGATCGCCGACGACGGCCGCCGCCGCGGCGACGGCGCCCCGGTGCTGGTCGCGCACTCGACGCCGGACTTCGCGGCGGAGCACCTCGACGCCCCCGACGAGGCGGCCGGTCCGATGGCCGTCGCCGTCCGCGACGCGCTGAAGATCGAGACCGAGCCGGTCTCGACACACGTGCACCGCTGGACGTTCGGCAAGCCGTCCGGCAGCCGCGAGGAGCCGTACGCTCTCGACGACAGCCTCGACGGCGCCCTGGTCGGGGTCTGCGGCGACGCGTTCTCCGACCGGCCACGCGTCGAGGCGGCCTACCTCTCGGGCACGGCGCTCGGTGAGGCGCTCGCTGAGCGCCTCACCGCCTGA
- a CDS encoding NADH:flavin oxidoreductase/NADH oxidase: MTKLFEPLTLRGLTVRNRVWLAPMCQYSVERQDGVPTDWHLVNLGSRAQGGFGLLLTEATAVVPEGRISPQDTGLWNDEQRDAWARIVDFAHSQGAAIGVQLAHAGRKASTYRGFADEPQGSVPDGDGGWPTVSSSAEAFPGYDAPREMTVADIEAVVEAFGVAARRSVQAGFDTVEVHGAHGYLIHQFLSPLTNHRTDGYGGDFDGRTRFLVEIVDAVRANVPEQMPVLLRLSATDWTEGGWDAEQTVAVSALLKGHGVDLVDVSSGGAVHADIPVGPGYQVPFARAVREGADLPSGAVGLITEAEQAERVLESGDADVVLLARAALREPAWPQRAAAELGVDWQQASYPDQYARAHWTPELLAS, from the coding sequence GTGACCAAGCTCTTCGAACCCCTGACCCTCCGCGGTCTCACCGTCCGCAACCGCGTCTGGCTCGCCCCCATGTGCCAGTACTCCGTCGAGCGCCAGGACGGCGTGCCGACCGACTGGCACCTGGTGAACCTCGGCTCCCGCGCGCAGGGCGGCTTCGGCCTGCTGCTCACCGAGGCCACGGCCGTCGTGCCGGAGGGGCGCATCAGCCCGCAGGACACCGGCCTGTGGAACGACGAGCAGCGCGACGCGTGGGCCCGCATCGTCGACTTCGCCCACAGCCAGGGCGCGGCCATCGGCGTCCAGCTCGCGCACGCCGGGCGCAAGGCGTCGACCTACCGCGGCTTCGCCGACGAGCCGCAGGGCAGCGTGCCCGACGGCGACGGCGGCTGGCCGACGGTGTCCTCCTCGGCCGAGGCCTTCCCGGGCTACGACGCGCCGCGCGAGATGACGGTCGCGGACATCGAGGCCGTCGTCGAGGCGTTCGGCGTCGCCGCCCGCCGCTCGGTCCAGGCCGGCTTCGACACCGTCGAGGTGCACGGCGCCCACGGCTACCTGATCCACCAGTTCCTCAGCCCGCTGACCAACCACCGCACCGACGGCTACGGCGGCGACTTCGACGGTCGTACGCGGTTCCTCGTGGAGATCGTCGACGCGGTCCGGGCCAACGTGCCCGAGCAGATGCCGGTGCTCCTGCGGCTCTCGGCGACCGACTGGACCGAGGGCGGCTGGGACGCCGAGCAGACCGTCGCGGTGTCCGCGCTGCTGAAGGGTCACGGCGTCGACCTCGTCGACGTGTCCTCCGGCGGTGCCGTCCACGCCGACATCCCGGTCGGCCCGGGCTACCAGGTCCCCTTCGCCCGCGCCGTGCGCGAGGGCGCCGACCTGCCGTCCGGCGCGGTCGGGCTCATCACCGAGGCCGAGCAGGCCGAGCGCGTGCTCGAGTCCGGCGACGCCGACGTCGTGCTGCTCGCCCGTGCCGCCCTGCGCGAGCCGGCCTGGCCGCAGCGCGCGGCCGCCGAGCTCGGTGTCGACTGGCAGCAGGCGTCGTACCCCGACCAGTACGCCCGGGCGCACTGGACGCCGGAGCTGCTGGCGAGCTGA